In Halorientalis sp. LT38, a genomic segment contains:
- the ilvC gene encoding ketol-acid reductoisomerase translates to MTDEFTTEIYYDEDADVSHIDDKTVAVLGYGSQGHAHALNLHDSGVDVVVGLRESSASRAAAEDEGLEVATPVEAAARADIVKMLVPDTVQPAVFEEIRDELDAGDTLQFAHGFNIHYGQIEPPEDVDVTMVAPKSPGHLVRRNYEKGEGTPGLLAICQDATGDAKEEGLAYAKAIGCTRAGTIQTTFREETETDLFGEQAVLCGGVTDLVKAGFETLVDAGYSPEMAYFECLNELKLIVDLMYEGGHMEMWNSVSDTAEYGGLTRGEDVINREGMEQILEEVQEGTFAREWIAENQAHRPSYKQLREAEENHQIEEVGARLRELFDWQAEEDAEEAEQEEVRADD, encoded by the coding sequence ATGACTGACGAATTCACCACCGAGATCTACTACGACGAGGACGCGGACGTATCACACATCGACGACAAGACCGTGGCCGTGCTGGGCTACGGTAGCCAGGGCCACGCACACGCGCTGAACCTTCACGACAGCGGGGTCGACGTCGTCGTCGGCCTCCGCGAGAGTTCCGCCTCTCGGGCGGCCGCCGAGGACGAGGGGCTGGAGGTCGCGACGCCCGTCGAGGCCGCCGCCCGCGCGGATATCGTGAAGATGCTGGTCCCCGACACCGTGCAGCCCGCGGTGTTCGAGGAGATCCGGGACGAACTCGACGCGGGCGACACGCTCCAGTTCGCCCACGGGTTCAACATCCACTACGGCCAGATCGAGCCCCCGGAAGACGTGGACGTCACGATGGTCGCGCCCAAGTCGCCGGGTCACCTGGTCCGCCGTAACTACGAGAAAGGCGAAGGGACGCCCGGTCTGCTGGCCATCTGCCAGGACGCGACGGGCGACGCGAAGGAAGAGGGCCTGGCCTACGCGAAAGCAATCGGCTGTACGCGTGCCGGCACCATCCAGACGACGTTCCGCGAGGAGACCGAGACAGACCTGTTCGGCGAACAGGCCGTCCTCTGTGGCGGCGTGACCGACCTCGTGAAGGCCGGTTTCGAGACGCTCGTCGACGCGGGCTACTCCCCGGAGATGGCCTACTTCGAGTGTCTGAACGAACTGAAGCTCATCGTCGATCTGATGTACGAAGGCGGCCACATGGAGATGTGGAACTCCGTCTCCGACACCGCGGAGTACGGCGGTCTCACGCGCGGCGAAGACGTCATCAACCGCGAGGGGATGGAACAGATCCTCGAAGAGGTCCAGGAGGGCACCTTCGCTCGCGAGTGGATCGCCGAGAATCAGGCCCACCGGCCCTCGTACAAACAGCTTCGGGAGGCAGAAGAGAACCACCAGATCGAGGAGGTCGGGGCACGGCTCCGCGAACTGTTCGACTGGCAGGCCGAGGAGGACGCCGAGGAGGCCGAACAGGAGGAGGTGCGCGCGGATGACTGA
- the ilvN gene encoding acetolactate synthase small subunit produces MTGKLPGPGPGERMRPEGRRNEDGIRIDPEAEARHEPRRAVLSALVEHQPGVLAEVSGLFSRRQFNIESLTVGTTVDESRARMTIVIEETRPGIQQAKKQLRKLIPVVSVRELDHDSIQRELVIVKVNGDEPDKVHAITEMYGGETLDAGPRTITVEITGNVQKIDDAIDAYKQFGIREIVRTGYAALSRGEQQTAEVEETVKLTAETETPADDD; encoded by the coding sequence ATGACAGGAAAACTCCCAGGGCCGGGCCCGGGCGAACGGATGCGTCCCGAGGGCCGGCGCAACGAGGACGGTATTCGCATCGACCCCGAAGCCGAGGCCAGACACGAGCCGCGCCGCGCCGTGCTGTCGGCGCTGGTCGAACACCAGCCGGGCGTGCTGGCGGAGGTCTCCGGCCTGTTCAGCCGGCGGCAGTTCAACATCGAGAGTCTCACCGTCGGCACGACGGTCGACGAGAGCCGCGCCCGGATGACGATCGTCATCGAGGAGACGCGGCCGGGGATCCAGCAGGCCAAAAAGCAGCTGCGGAAGCTCATCCCCGTGGTCTCGGTGCGGGAACTGGATCACGATTCGATCCAGCGCGAACTGGTGATCGTGAAGGTAAACGGCGACGAGCCGGACAAGGTCCACGCGATCACCGAGATGTACGGCGGTGAGACGCTTGACGCCGGGCCGCGGACGATCACGGTCGAGATCACGGGCAACGTCCAGAAGATCGACGACGCCATCGACGCGTACAAGCAGTTCGGCATCCGCGAGATCGTCCGGACCGGCTACGCGGCGCTCTCACGGGGCGAACAGCAGACCGCCGAGGTCGAAGAGACAGTGAAACTGACTGCGGAGACGGAGACACCAGCCGACGATGACTGA
- the ilvB gene encoding biosynthetic-type acetolactate synthase large subunit produces MSDSAQTPHADEVEAEATDEKPGQPEGESHVEPIENGADAVVAALKNAGVDYLFGVQGGAIMPVYDALYSETDMTHVTMAHEQGAVHAADAYGIVTGDPGVCMATSGPGATNLVTGIADASMDSDPLIALTGQVPTDLVGNDAFQETDTIGVTQPITKYNHFAASPDEVGDDVSTAYALADEGRQGPTLVDLPKDVTQPETDVEPGKPETPDTYNPPEKADEDAVSEAADVISDADKPVILAGGGVIKANASDELRAFAKKHEIPVMTTMPGTGAFDQTHELSMGIAGMHGTGYANMAITLTDCMLAIGTRFDDRLTGDVKTFAPDADVVHVDIDPAEISKNIEADYPLLGDAKAVLDQLGDAMTDSPEAEAWREQCQTWKDEYPLDYEMPEDRPLKPQYVVEQFDEAMPDDTIVTAGVGQHQMWAWQYWTWTEPRTWVTSHGLGTMGYGFPAAIGAKIAEPDREVVAFEGDGSFLMTSQELSVAVRENLDITIVVLNNEAIGMVRQWQDGFYEGRHMASEYPWVPEFDKLAEAYGARGFRLEDYEEVDEVIEAAMEYDGPSVVDAIIDPEENVYPMVPSGGDNSLFALSEADLDEI; encoded by the coding sequence GAGGCGGAAGCGACCGACGAGAAACCCGGCCAGCCCGAGGGCGAGAGCCACGTCGAACCGATCGAGAACGGCGCGGACGCCGTCGTCGCGGCGCTGAAGAACGCCGGCGTCGACTACCTGTTCGGCGTCCAGGGCGGGGCGATCATGCCCGTCTACGACGCGCTCTACAGCGAGACGGACATGACTCACGTCACGATGGCCCACGAGCAGGGCGCGGTCCACGCCGCCGACGCATACGGCATCGTCACCGGCGATCCGGGGGTCTGCATGGCGACCTCTGGCCCGGGCGCGACGAACCTCGTGACCGGCATCGCGGACGCCAGCATGGACTCGGACCCGCTGATCGCCCTGACGGGGCAGGTGCCGACGGACCTGGTGGGCAACGACGCCTTCCAGGAGACCGACACCATCGGCGTCACCCAGCCGATCACCAAGTACAACCACTTCGCCGCTTCGCCGGACGAGGTGGGCGACGACGTGAGCACGGCCTACGCGCTGGCCGACGAGGGCCGTCAGGGCCCGACGCTGGTCGACCTGCCGAAGGACGTGACCCAGCCCGAGACCGACGTGGAACCGGGCAAGCCGGAGACCCCGGACACGTACAACCCGCCGGAGAAGGCCGACGAAGACGCCGTCTCCGAGGCGGCCGACGTGATCTCCGACGCCGATAAACCTGTGATCCTGGCCGGCGGCGGCGTCATCAAGGCCAACGCGAGCGACGAGTTGCGCGCGTTCGCCAAGAAACACGAGATTCCGGTCATGACGACGATGCCGGGCACCGGTGCCTTCGACCAGACCCACGAGCTGTCGATGGGCATCGCCGGAATGCACGGCACCGGCTACGCCAACATGGCCATCACGCTGACCGACTGCATGCTGGCCATCGGGACGCGCTTCGACGACCGGCTGACCGGCGACGTGAAGACGTTCGCGCCGGACGCCGACGTCGTCCACGTGGACATCGACCCGGCCGAGATCAGCAAGAACATCGAGGCCGACTACCCCCTGCTGGGCGACGCGAAGGCGGTGCTCGACCAGCTGGGCGACGCGATGACCGACTCCCCCGAGGCCGAGGCCTGGCGCGAGCAGTGCCAGACCTGGAAGGACGAGTACCCGCTTGACTACGAGATGCCCGAGGATCGCCCGCTCAAGCCCCAGTACGTCGTCGAGCAGTTCGACGAGGCGATGCCGGACGACACGATCGTCACGGCGGGCGTCGGCCAGCACCAGATGTGGGCCTGGCAGTACTGGACCTGGACCGAACCCCGGACGTGGGTCACCTCCCACGGTCTGGGGACGATGGGCTACGGGTTCCCCGCGGCCATCGGCGCGAAGATCGCGGAGCCGGACCGCGAGGTCGTCGCCTTCGAGGGCGACGGTTCCTTCCTGATGACGAGTCAGGAACTGTCGGTGGCGGTGCGGGAGAACCTCGACATCACCATCGTCGTCCTGAACAACGAAGCGATCGGGATGGTTCGCCAGTGGCAGGACGGCTTCTACGAAGGCCGGCACATGGCCTCGGAGTACCCGTGGGTTCCGGAGTTCGACAAGCTGGCGGAGGCCTACGGCGCTCGCGGCTTCCGGCTGGAGGACTACGAAGAGGTCGACGAGGTCATCGAGGCCGCGATGGAGTACGACGGCCCGTCGGTCGTCGACGCGATCATCGACCCCGAAGAGAACGTGTATCCGATGGTGCCCAGCGGCGGTGACAACAGCCTGTTCGCGCTCTCGGAAGCCGATCTGGACGAGATCTAA
- the leuD gene encoding 3-isopropylmalate dehydratase small subunit: MTREDERSESSERVSGDRREPRTDGGDEVEIPEVKAVSGSGVPIRGNDIDTDQIIPARFMKVVTFDGLGEFSFFDQRFDEEDNEKDHPLNEERFQDANVMVVNANFGCGSSREHAPQALMRWGIDAFIGESFAEIFAGNCLALGMPTVTADQETVEALQDFVDENPDAEIDIDVAAETVTYDGKTVDVTVDEGQRKALVDGIWDTTALMKANQQAISDTAAGLPYVDG; encoded by the coding sequence ATGACGCGCGAGGACGAGCGAAGCGAGTCCTCGGAACGAGTGAGCGGTGACCGCAGGGAACCGCGAACTGACGGTGGCGACGAAGTCGAGATCCCCGAAGTGAAGGCGGTCTCCGGGAGCGGCGTCCCCATCCGCGGGAACGACATCGACACCGACCAGATCATCCCCGCGCGGTTCATGAAGGTCGTCACCTTCGACGGCCTCGGGGAGTTCTCCTTCTTCGACCAGCGCTTCGACGAGGAGGACAACGAGAAGGACCACCCGCTCAACGAGGAGCGGTTCCAGGACGCCAACGTCATGGTCGTCAACGCGAACTTCGGCTGTGGCTCCTCCCGGGAGCACGCCCCGCAGGCCCTCATGCGCTGGGGCATCGACGCGTTCATCGGCGAGTCCTTCGCCGAGATCTTCGCGGGCAACTGTCTCGCACTCGGGATGCCGACGGTCACCGCCGACCAGGAGACCGTCGAGGCACTGCAGGACTTCGTCGACGAGAACCCCGACGCCGAGATCGACATCGACGTCGCGGCCGAGACCGTTACCTACGACGGCAAGACGGTCGACGTGACGGTCGACGAGGGCCAGCGGAAGGCCCTCGTCGACGGCATCTGGGACACGACGGCCCTGATGAAGGCCAACCAGCAGGCCATCTCCGATACGGCGGCCGGCCTGCCCTACGTCGACGGCTGA
- the leuC gene encoding 3-isopropylmalate dehydratase large subunit: MSRGTLYDKVWENHKVTTLPNGQDQLFVGLHLIHEVTSPQAFGMLQERDLEVARPDLTLATVDHIVPTADQSRPYSDDAAEEMMAELEENVRDAGIEFLSPDTGEQGIVHVIGPEQGLTQPGKTIVCGDSHTSTHGAFGALAFGIGTSQIRDVLATQTIAMEKQKVRKIQVDGELGEGVEAKDIILEIIRRLGTEGGVGYVYEYAGEAIEDLGMEGRMSICNMSIEGGARAGYVNPDETTYEWLEQTDYFQENPGKFEELKPYWESIRSDEDAEYDDVVTIDAGELEPVVTWGTTPGQGVGVTQPIPAPEDLPPEKQDTARRAQEHMRVEPGDTMEGYDIDVAFLGSCTNARLPDLRRGAKIVEGRQVPDDVRAFVVPGSQRVQRAAEEEGLKDIFEEAGFDWRNAGCSMCLGMNEDQLEGDEACASSSNRNFVGRQGSKDGRTVLMNPQMVAAAAVTGEVTDVRDLEEVVSV, translated from the coding sequence ATGAGTCGAGGCACACTGTACGACAAGGTCTGGGAGAATCACAAGGTAACCACGCTGCCGAACGGGCAGGATCAGCTGTTCGTGGGCCTGCACCTCATCCACGAGGTCACGAGCCCGCAGGCGTTCGGCATGCTCCAGGAGCGGGACCTGGAGGTCGCCCGACCGGACCTGACGCTCGCGACCGTGGACCACATCGTTCCCACGGCCGACCAGTCCCGGCCCTACAGCGACGACGCGGCCGAGGAGATGATGGCCGAACTCGAAGAGAACGTCCGCGACGCGGGCATCGAGTTCCTCTCGCCCGACACCGGCGAGCAGGGCATCGTCCACGTCATCGGCCCGGAGCAGGGGCTGACCCAGCCCGGAAAGACCATCGTCTGCGGCGACAGCCACACCTCCACGCACGGCGCGTTCGGCGCGCTCGCGTTCGGGATCGGGACCAGCCAGATCCGCGACGTGCTGGCGACCCAGACCATCGCGATGGAGAAGCAGAAAGTGCGGAAGATCCAGGTCGACGGCGAACTCGGCGAGGGCGTCGAGGCCAAGGACATCATCCTGGAGATCATCCGCCGGTTGGGCACCGAGGGCGGCGTCGGCTACGTCTACGAGTACGCCGGCGAGGCCATCGAGGACCTGGGCATGGAAGGGCGGATGTCCATCTGTAACATGTCCATCGAGGGCGGCGCTCGCGCGGGCTATGTCAACCCAGACGAGACCACCTACGAGTGGCTGGAGCAGACGGACTACTTCCAGGAGAATCCCGGGAAGTTCGAGGAGCTCAAGCCCTACTGGGAGTCCATCCGCAGCGACGAGGACGCCGAGTACGACGACGTCGTCACCATCGACGCGGGCGAACTGGAGCCCGTCGTCACCTGGGGTACCACGCCCGGCCAGGGCGTCGGCGTCACCCAGCCCATTCCGGCCCCGGAGGACCTGCCCCCGGAGAAGCAGGACACGGCTCGACGCGCCCAGGAGCACATGCGCGTCGAACCCGGCGACACCATGGAGGGCTACGACATCGACGTGGCGTTCCTGGGCTCCTGTACCAACGCTCGCCTGCCCGACCTGCGACGCGGTGCGAAGATCGTCGAGGGCCGACAGGTCCCCGACGACGTGCGCGCGTTCGTCGTCCCCGGCAGCCAGCGCGTCCAGCGCGCCGCCGAGGAGGAGGGCCTGAAAGACATTTTCGAGGAAGCCGGCTTCGACTGGCGTAACGCCGGCTGTTCGATGTGTCTGGGCATGAACGAAGACCAGCTCGAGGGCGACGAGGCGTGTGCCTCCTCCTCGAACCGGAACTTCGTCGGCCGCCAGGGCTCGAAGGACGGCCGGACGGTCCTGATGAATCCGCAGATGGTCGCCGCCGCGGCGGTCACTGGGGAAGTGACTGACGTGCGCGACCTGGAAGAGGTGGTCTCCGTATGA